Proteins co-encoded in one Candidatus Methylomirabilota bacterium genomic window:
- a CDS encoding ABC transporter substrate-binding protein, which translates to MSELTRRDVLKLGGAAATAGLGFPAVLRAQQKEVVMLGLWPFTGAFSDVGPVLDRGMKMALDERGMKVQGKSVKYITRDSETKAGSATRRAEEAVDSDGAKYIIGPWSSGVALAVSEVAKRKKVFHYFSGGTEDISGARCHRYSFQWAASPYTAAKTVVDTFMQANPKAKRWHLLVADYAFGWSVEKYVKEVGKGHGIEFVGADRHPLGEREFSNYVTKAAANKPDVVVMINFGLDAVTGAREIFNFGLTPKVPLILTWSSGVEELVQLNPEIRENMWVGSNFYYTADTPVAKEFVKNYQAKFGGPPGYAPAAAYGMTRMMLHAMDKAKSTEVPDVIKACEGLEVDDLVGRMRVDAKTHQTLRPYFFMRCKKKDAMKNPMDFADIVATGSTPLPAEYAACKDIGSL; encoded by the coding sequence ATGAGCGAACTCACTCGACGCGATGTCCTGAAATTGGGCGGTGCCGCCGCGACGGCGGGGCTCGGCTTCCCGGCCGTGCTCCGGGCCCAGCAGAAAGAGGTCGTCATGCTGGGCCTCTGGCCCTTCACCGGCGCCTTCTCCGACGTGGGTCCCGTTCTCGACCGCGGCATGAAGATGGCCCTCGACGAGCGCGGGATGAAGGTTCAGGGCAAGTCCGTCAAGTACATCACCCGAGACTCCGAGACCAAGGCCGGCTCCGCGACGAGGCGCGCCGAGGAAGCCGTCGACTCCGATGGGGCAAAATACATCATCGGCCCGTGGTCATCGGGCGTCGCATTGGCCGTGTCGGAGGTGGCCAAGCGCAAGAAGGTCTTCCACTACTTCAGCGGCGGCACCGAGGACATCTCGGGCGCGCGCTGCCACCGCTACTCCTTCCAGTGGGCGGCGAGCCCCTACACGGCCGCCAAGACCGTGGTGGACACCTTCATGCAGGCCAACCCCAAGGCCAAGCGCTGGCATCTCCTGGTCGCCGACTACGCCTTCGGCTGGTCGGTGGAGAAGTACGTCAAGGAAGTGGGCAAGGGGCACGGAATCGAGTTCGTCGGCGCCGACCGGCACCCGCTCGGCGAGCGCGAGTTCTCCAACTATGTCACCAAGGCGGCCGCCAACAAGCCCGACGTGGTGGTCATGATCAACTTCGGCCTCGACGCCGTCACCGGCGCGCGCGAGATCTTCAACTTCGGGCTGACCCCGAAAGTCCCGCTCATCCTGACGTGGTCCTCCGGCGTCGAGGAGCTGGTGCAGCTCAATCCGGAGATCCGCGAGAACATGTGGGTCGGCTCGAACTTCTACTACACCGCCGACACGCCCGTGGCGAAAGAGTTCGTGAAGAACTACCAGGCCAAGTTCGGCGGTCCTCCCGGCTACGCGCCGGCGGCGGCCTACGGCATGACGCGGATGATGCTCCACGCGATGGACAAGGCCAAGTCCACCGAGGTGCCGGACGTGATCAAGGCCTGCGAAGGCCTCGAGGTGGACGACCTGGTGGGGCGCATGCGCGTGGACGCGAAGACCCACCAGACACTGCGGCCGTACTTCTTCATGCGCTGCAAGAAGAAGGACGCGATGAAGAACCCCATGGACTTCGCCGACATCGTCGCGACGGGCTCGACGCCGCTGCCGGCCGAATACGCCGCCTGCAAAGATATCGGCTCTCTCTAG